In Rhizophagus irregularis chromosome 7, complete sequence, a single genomic region encodes these proteins:
- a CDS encoding uncharacterized protein (SECRETED:cutsite_VTA-AP; SECRETED:prob_0.8021); SECRETED:SignalP(1-22): protein MKLTIAICLAILGVSTLNEVTAAPTPNTGIELNDKRDESPSSYYYDDKKKEDKDDYYYYYYDYKKGKKEHSYKNDKDDYYKKDDHKDKDKKYYRRNALASPGDTHNDDYYKEDDYKNEYYYEKDDHKDDYHKKDDYEDKDKKYYRRDALASPDDTYNDDYYKEDDYKNEYYYEKDDHKDDYHKKDDYEDKDKKYYRRDALASLDDTYNDDYYKEDDYKNEYYYEKDDHKDDYHKKDDYEDKDKKYYRRDALASPDDTYNDDYYKEDDYKNEYYYEKDDHKDDYHKKDDYEDKDKKYYRRDALASPDDTYNDDYYKEDDHKNEYYYEKDDHKDDYHKKDDYEDKDKKYYRRNALASPDDTYNDDYYKDDDYKNEYYYEKDDHKDDYHKKDDYYKKNKKDDKKSSY from the exons atgaaGTTAACAATAGCTATTTGTTTGGCAATTTTGGGAGTTTCAACCCTTAATGAAG tTACTGCTGCTCCTACTCCTAATACCGGGATTGAATTGAATGATAAACGTGACGAGTCACCTTCttcatattattatgatgataagAAGAAGGAAGACAAAgatgattattattactactactacgattataaaaaagggaaaaaagaACATTCCTACAAAAATGATAAAGACGACTACTACAAGAAAGATGATCACAAAGACAAGGACAAGAAGTATTACAGACGTAATGCCTTAGCTTCACCAGGTGATACACATAATGACGATTATTACAAGGAAGATGACTACAAGAATGAGTACTACTACGAGAAAGATGACCACAAAGACGATTACCACAAGAAAGATGACTACGAAGATAAGGACAAGAAATACTACAGACGTGATGCCTTAGCTTCACCAGATGATACATACAATGACGATTACTATAAGGAAGATGACTACAAGAATGAGTACTACTACGAGAAAGATGATCACAAAGACGATTACCACAAGAAAGATGACTACGAAGATAAGGACAAGAAATACTACAGACGTGATGCCTTAGCTTCATTAGATGATACATACAATGACGATTATTACAAGGAAGATGACTACAAGAATGAGTACTACTACGAGAAAGATGATCACAAAGACGATTACCACAAGAAAGATGACTACGAAGATAAGGACAAGAAATACTACAGACGTGATGCCTTAGCTTCACCAGATGATACATACAATGACGATTATTACAAGGAAGATGACTACAAGAATGAGTACTACTACGAGAAAGATGACCACAAAGACGATTACCACAAGAAAGATGACTACGAAGATAAGGACAAGAAATACTACAGACGTGATGCCTTAGCTTCACCAGATGATACATACAATGACGATTATTATAAGGAAGATGACCACAAGAATGAGTACTACTATGAGAAAGATGATCACAAAGACGATTACCACAAGAAAGATGACTACGAAGATAAGGACAAGAAATACTACAGACGTAATGCCTTAGCTTCACCAGATGATACCTACAATGACGATTATTACAAGGATGATGATTACAAAAATGAGTACTACTACGAGAAAGATGATCACAAAGACGATTACCACAAAAAAGATGATTACtacaagaaaaacaaaaaagatgaCAAGAAATCTtcttattaa